A window of the Calditerricola satsumensis genome harbors these coding sequences:
- the sdaAB gene encoding L-serine ammonia-lyase, iron-sulfur-dependent subunit beta, which produces MKYRSVFDIIGPIMIGPSSSHTAGAARIGRTARALFGREPKEAVITFYGSFAQTYRGHGTDVAIVGGILDFDTFDPRIPQALEIAAEHGIRVEFRLSDEEAPHPNTARVLLRDEKGSLELVGISIGGGKIEIVELNGFALKLSGNHPALLVLHEDRYGMIAAVSNVLAKHAINIGHMEVARRERGREALMVIETDQALPEDVIREIAAIPHVLAANYVHPV; this is translated from the coding sequence ATGAAATACCGTTCCGTGTTTGACATCATCGGCCCGATCATGATCGGGCCGTCCAGCTCCCATACCGCGGGTGCTGCCCGCATCGGCCGCACGGCGCGCGCGCTGTTCGGCCGCGAGCCGAAGGAGGCCGTCATCACCTTTTACGGGTCCTTCGCCCAAACCTACCGCGGGCACGGCACCGACGTGGCCATCGTCGGAGGCATCCTCGATTTCGATACGTTTGATCCGCGCATTCCGCAGGCGCTCGAGATCGCAGCCGAACACGGCATTCGGGTGGAGTTCCGCCTGTCCGACGAGGAGGCGCCCCACCCCAACACCGCTCGCGTGCTCCTGCGCGACGAAAAGGGGAGCCTGGAACTGGTTGGGATCTCCATCGGCGGCGGCAAGATTGAGATCGTCGAGCTGAACGGGTTTGCCCTGAAGCTTTCTGGCAACCACCCGGCGCTTTTGGTGCTTCATGAGGACCGATACGGGATGATCGCCGCGGTGTCGAATGTGCTGGCCAAGCACGCCATCAACATCGGGCACATGGAAGTGGCGCGCCGCGAGCGCGGGCGCGAAGCGCTGATGGTCATCGAGACCGATCAAGCGCTCCCCGAGGACGTCATCCGGGAGATTGCGGCCATCCCGCATGTGCTCGCGGCCAATTACGTTCACCCGGTTTAA
- the rpe gene encoding ribulose-phosphate 3-epimerase, which yields MILVAPSILSADFARLAEEVKAVEAGGADWIHVDVMDGHFVPNLTIGPMIVEALRPHTTLPLDVHLMIEEPERYIPAFARAGADILTVHQEACVHLHRVVHQIKEAGAKAGVAINPATPPEALAYLLEDLDLILLMTVNPGFGGQAFIPGVLAKIRTVRRWLDERGLSHVRLEVDGGINAQTARHVAEAGADVLVAGSAVFGAADRRAAIAAIRAEAQRGVALRSPS from the coding sequence ATGATCCTTGTGGCTCCGTCAATCTTGTCGGCCGATTTTGCCCGCCTGGCCGAAGAGGTGAAGGCCGTTGAGGCGGGCGGGGCCGATTGGATTCACGTGGACGTGATGGACGGGCATTTCGTGCCCAACTTGACGATCGGCCCGATGATCGTCGAGGCGCTGCGGCCCCATACGACGTTGCCCCTCGATGTGCACCTGATGATCGAAGAGCCGGAGCGGTACATTCCGGCGTTCGCCCGTGCGGGAGCCGACATCCTCACCGTGCACCAGGAAGCCTGCGTCCACCTGCACCGTGTCGTCCACCAGATCAAGGAGGCCGGTGCCAAGGCGGGCGTGGCGATCAACCCCGCGACGCCGCCTGAAGCGCTGGCCTACCTGTTGGAAGACCTTGACCTGATCCTGCTCATGACCGTCAACCCTGGCTTTGGGGGACAAGCCTTCATTCCAGGCGTGCTGGCCAAGATCCGCACGGTCCGCCGCTGGCTCGATGAACGGGGCCTTTCGCACGTGCGCCTCGAGGTGGACGGGGGCATCAACGCGCAAACGGCGCGTCACGTGGCCGAGGCCGGCGCCGATGTGCTGGTCGCCGGGTCAGCCGTTTTCGGGGCCGCCGATCGCCGCGCGGCCATCGCCGCCATTCGTGCCGAAGCACAGCGAGGCGTCGCCCTCCGCTCCCCTTCTTGA
- a CDS encoding sulfurtransferase TusA family protein — protein sequence MYALDALNQMKPGEVLLVIADCPQSFRSVPEEVVKHGYELMREPEKRGQDLYFYIRVPRP from the coding sequence ATGTATGCGCTGGATGCGCTGAATCAGATGAAACCGGGAGAAGTGCTCTTGGTGATTGCGGACTGTCCCCAGTCCTTTCGCAGCGTACCCGAAGAGGTGGTCAAACACGGGTACGAGCTGATGCGTGAACCGGAGAAACGCGGACAGGATCTCTATTTCTACATTCGCGTTCCGCGTCCGTAA
- a CDS encoding DegV family protein, whose translation MADGVYVVTDSTADLPPETAERLGIAVVPLVVRIGGESYRDGVDITPAAFYERMRQAGVPATTSQPSPHEFVAVYERIIASAGETRPTILSLHLSARFSGTLQAAAVAKQLVADRAEVIVVDTKLTAYPMGYIVRRVAEAARGGAAADECIALVDRLRANTHVFFLVDTLEYLHKGGRIGRAAALVGSLLQVKPLLTLEEGEIGVADKVRGKKKALDCLFALLAERVGDRPVRAAVLYAAVPEEAAALRERVQAMFRVEGAVDVAEIGPVVGAHVGPGTLAVSLVTG comes from the coding sequence ATGGCGGATGGGGTGTACGTGGTGACGGACAGCACGGCGGATCTCCCGCCGGAGACGGCCGAGCGCCTCGGCATAGCCGTGGTGCCGCTCGTGGTGCGCATCGGCGGCGAAAGCTACCGCGACGGGGTGGACATCACACCGGCAGCCTTTTACGAGCGGATGCGGCAAGCCGGTGTCCCGGCGACGACGTCCCAGCCGTCGCCGCACGAGTTTGTGGCCGTGTACGAGCGGATCATCGCCAGCGCCGGCGAGACGCGGCCGACGATTCTCTCCCTCCACCTGTCGGCCCGCTTCAGCGGCACGTTGCAGGCGGCAGCGGTGGCCAAGCAGCTGGTGGCCGACCGAGCCGAGGTCATCGTTGTCGATACGAAGCTGACGGCGTATCCGATGGGGTACATCGTGCGGCGCGTGGCGGAAGCGGCCCGGGGCGGGGCAGCGGCGGACGAATGCATCGCGTTGGTGGACCGCCTTCGCGCGAACACGCACGTCTTTTTTTTGGTGGACACCCTCGAGTACCTGCACAAGGGCGGGCGCATTGGACGCGCCGCCGCGCTGGTGGGCAGCCTGTTGCAGGTGAAGCCCCTGCTTACGCTGGAAGAGGGCGAGATCGGCGTTGCCGACAAGGTGCGCGGGAAGAAAAAGGCCCTCGACTGCCTCTTTGCCCTGCTGGCGGAGCGCGTCGGCGACCGGCCGGTGCGCGCGGCGGTGCTCTACGCCGCCGTGCCGGAGGAAGCGGCGGCGCTTCGGGAACGGGTCCAGGCGATGTTTCGCGTTGAGGGGGCCGTCGACGTGGCGGAGATCGGGCCGGTGGTCGGCGCCCACGTGGGTCCTGGCACCCTCGCCGTCTCGCTGGTGACCGGATAA
- the spoVM gene encoding stage V sporulation protein SpoVM: protein MRFYTIKLPRFLGGLVKVMLGLFGKK from the coding sequence GTGCGGTTTTACACCATCAAACTCCCGCGGTTTTTGGGCGGACTCGTGAAGGTGATGTTGGGCCTTTTCGGCAAAAAATAA
- the yedE gene encoding selenium metabolism membrane protein YedE/FdhT, whose protein sequence is MRRLYHRLFVDYWNPYVAVGLAGVLSALYFGVTGTVWAVTGEFTRFGGHLLQALGVDISQWAYFQMIRMNGTPWTRTDGWIVLGMLFGALITVLLGNHFKLRVPQQKRRLLQGFLGGVLAGFGARMALGCNLAAFFTGVPQFSFHSWIFMVTTAVGTYLGVQIVQTPWWRGKPNLTRVAGKPVLATAQPPRRKVQPLLGLLVLAVFVAIVGHYLFVGKPLLAAAALFGAGFGILIERGQICFTSAFRDLWVSGRAVMTKALAVGMMISVVLTFWLIQSGIPPVIKVAAPSTALGGILFGLGIVLAGGCETGWMYRAMEGQVLFWVVGVGNITGATLLAYAWDHLGLYSALTEGWTPVNLLETWGPWGALFGTLAMLLCWFLLASWWEKHYRFGRGLKATEPRLIPQKTTLR, encoded by the coding sequence ATGCGGCGCCTTTACCACAGGCTTTTCGTTGACTACTGGAACCCGTACGTGGCCGTCGGCCTGGCGGGCGTCCTCAGCGCCCTGTATTTCGGCGTGACCGGAACCGTCTGGGCGGTAACCGGCGAGTTTACGCGCTTCGGCGGCCACCTGTTGCAGGCTCTGGGGGTGGACATCTCCCAGTGGGCCTATTTTCAGATGATCCGCATGAACGGCACACCGTGGACGCGCACCGACGGCTGGATCGTTCTTGGCATGCTGTTCGGTGCACTGATCACCGTGCTGTTGGGCAACCACTTCAAGCTGCGGGTGCCGCAGCAGAAGCGTCGCCTGCTGCAGGGATTTCTCGGCGGCGTCCTTGCGGGATTTGGGGCCCGCATGGCCCTCGGTTGCAACCTGGCCGCCTTTTTCACCGGGGTGCCGCAATTTTCGTTCCATTCCTGGATCTTCATGGTCACCACGGCGGTCGGCACCTACCTCGGCGTCCAAATCGTGCAAACCCCCTGGTGGCGAGGCAAACCGAATCTGACGCGCGTGGCGGGCAAGCCGGTGCTGGCCACCGCGCAACCTCCGCGTCGGAAGGTGCAGCCGCTGTTGGGGCTGCTGGTGCTGGCCGTTTTTGTCGCCATCGTGGGGCATTACCTGTTTGTGGGTAAACCCTTGCTTGCGGCAGCCGCGTTGTTTGGTGCCGGGTTCGGCATCCTGATTGAGCGGGGACAAATCTGCTTCACCTCCGCCTTCCGCGATCTCTGGGTCAGCGGCCGCGCCGTCATGACGAAAGCGCTGGCGGTCGGCATGATGATTTCCGTCGTGCTCACCTTCTGGTTGATTCAGTCCGGCATTCCGCCGGTCATCAAGGTGGCCGCCCCCAGCACCGCGCTGGGCGGGATCCTGTTCGGGCTGGGCATCGTCCTTGCCGGCGGCTGCGAAACCGGTTGGATGTACCGCGCCATGGAAGGGCAGGTCCTGTTCTGGGTGGTCGGCGTGGGCAACATCACAGGGGCAACCCTGCTGGCCTACGCCTGGGACCATCTCGGCCTCTATTCTGCCCTCACGGAGGGCTGGACGCCCGTCAACTTGCTTGAAACCTGGGGCCCCTGGGGCGCGCTGTTTGGCACCCTGGCCATGCTGCTCTGCTGGTTCCTCCTTGCATCGTGGTGGGAAAAACACTACCGGTTTGGCCGGGGGCTGAAAGCAACGGAACCGCGCCTCATCCCCCAGAAAACCACACTGCGCTGA
- the rpmB gene encoding 50S ribosomal protein L28 translates to MARVCYVTGKRPSTGHKVSHSNKKSKRRWMPNLQKVRILVNGKPKRVWVSAKALKSGKVQRV, encoded by the coding sequence ATGGCACGCGTCTGCTATGTGACGGGGAAACGCCCGTCGACGGGGCACAAAGTGAGCCACTCGAACAAAAAGTCCAAGCGCCGCTGGATGCCCAACCTGCAAAAGGTGCGCATTCTCGTGAACGGCAAACCGAAGCGCGTGTGGGTGAGCGCCAAGGCGCTGAAGTCCGGGAAAGTGCAGCGCGTCTGA